A part of Streptomyces sp. NBC_01235 genomic DNA contains:
- the secF gene encoding protein translocase subunit SecF, with amino-acid sequence MSKLGNLGARLHRGEISYDFIGHRKLWYGISILITITAILGLTVRGLNMGIDFQGGAVFTTEKTSVSVSQAEEYAKDASGHDAVVQKLGNGTLRIQIAGMDIKQSTQIKDDLAADFKADPETITAELVGPSWGDQIASKAWQGLAIFMVLVVIYLAIAFEWRMAIAALVALIHDITITVGIYALVGFEVTPGTVIGLLTILGYSLYDTVVVFDSLKEQTKDLTKQTRFTYSEIANRSINGTLVRSINTTVVALLPVAGLLFIGGGFLGAGTLNDISLSLFVGLAAGAYSSIFIATPLVADLKEREPQIKALKKRVLAKRAQASAEEQVAGTRGDDGYDDEPEDAAPAVVGPRNQPASRGRGRGRPSGKRR; translated from the coding sequence ATGTCGAAACTCGGTAACCTCGGCGCCCGACTGCACCGTGGCGAGATCAGCTACGACTTCATCGGCCACCGCAAGCTCTGGTACGGCATCTCGATCCTGATCACCATCACGGCCATCCTCGGCCTGACGGTGCGCGGCCTGAACATGGGCATCGACTTCCAGGGTGGTGCCGTCTTCACCACCGAGAAGACCAGCGTCTCCGTCTCCCAGGCGGAGGAGTACGCGAAGGACGCGTCCGGCCACGACGCGGTCGTGCAGAAGCTCGGCAACGGCACGCTCCGCATCCAGATCGCCGGCATGGACATCAAGCAGTCCACCCAGATCAAGGATGACCTCGCCGCGGACTTCAAGGCCGACCCGGAGACGATCACCGCCGAACTGGTCGGTCCCAGCTGGGGCGACCAGATCGCCAGCAAGGCCTGGCAGGGCCTGGCGATCTTCATGGTGCTGGTCGTGATCTACCTGGCGATCGCCTTCGAGTGGCGGATGGCCATCGCCGCGCTCGTCGCGCTGATCCACGACATCACCATCACCGTCGGCATCTACGCCCTCGTCGGCTTCGAGGTCACGCCCGGCACGGTGATCGGTCTGCTGACGATCCTCGGTTACTCGCTGTACGACACGGTCGTCGTCTTCGACTCCCTCAAGGAACAGACGAAGGACCTGACGAAGCAGACCCGCTTCACCTACAGCGAGATCGCCAACCGTTCGATCAACGGCACCCTGGTCCGGTCCATCAACACCACGGTCGTGGCGCTGCTGCCGGTGGCGGGCCTGCTGTTCATCGGCGGCGGCTTCCTCGGGGCGGGCACGCTCAACGACATCTCGCTGTCGCTGTTCGTCGGCCTCGCGGCCGGTGCCTACTCCTCGATCTTCATCGCCACGCCGCTCGTCGCCGACCTCAAGGAGCGCGAGCCGCAGATCAAGGCGCTGAAGAAGCGCGTCCTCGCCAAGCGCGCCCAGGCGAGCGCGGAGGAACAGGTCGCCGGGACCCGGGGCGACGACGGCTACGACGACGAGCCGGAGGACGCCGCACCCGCGGTCGTCGGCCCGCGCAACCAGCCCGCGTCCCGTGGCCGGGGCCGTGGCCGTCCGTCGGGGAAGCGCCGATGA
- a CDS encoding YebC/PmpR family DNA-binding transcriptional regulator → MSGHSKWATTKHKKAVIDAKRGKLFAKLIKNIEVAARMGGVDLDGNPTLYDAVQKAKKSSVPNKNIDSAIKRGGGLEAGGADYETIMYEGYGPNGVAVLIECLTDNRNRAASDVRVAMTRNGGSMADPGSVSYLFNRKGVVIVPKGELSEDDVLGAVLDAGAEEVNDLGESFEVISEATDLVAVRTALQDAGVDYDSADANFVPTMQVELDEEGAKKIFKLIDALEDSDDVQNVFANFDVSDEVMEKVDA, encoded by the coding sequence ATGTCCGGCCACTCTAAATGGGCCACGACGAAGCACAAGAAGGCCGTGATCGACGCCAAGCGCGGCAAGCTCTTCGCGAAGCTGATCAAGAACATCGAGGTCGCGGCGCGCATGGGCGGCGTGGACCTCGACGGAAACCCGACGCTCTACGACGCCGTGCAGAAGGCGAAGAAGTCGTCGGTTCCGAACAAGAACATCGACTCTGCGATCAAGCGCGGTGGCGGTCTCGAGGCCGGTGGCGCCGACTACGAGACGATCATGTACGAGGGCTACGGTCCGAACGGTGTCGCGGTGCTCATCGAGTGCCTCACCGACAACCGCAACCGCGCCGCCTCCGACGTCCGCGTCGCCATGACGCGCAACGGCGGCTCCATGGCGGACCCTGGCTCGGTGTCGTACCTCTTCAACCGCAAGGGCGTCGTCATCGTCCCCAAGGGCGAGCTGAGCGAGGACGACGTCCTGGGCGCTGTGCTCGACGCGGGCGCCGAGGAGGTCAACGACCTCGGTGAGTCCTTCGAGGTCATCAGCGAGGCCACCGACCTGGTCGCGGTCCGCACCGCGCTGCAGGACGCCGGCGTCGACTACGACTCCGCCGACGCCAACTTCGTCCCGACCATGCAGGTCGAGCTCGACGAAGAGGGCGCCAAGAAGATCTTCAAGCTGATCGACGCGCTGGAGGACAGCGACGACGTGCAGAACGTCTTCGCCAACTTCGACGTCAGCGACGAGGTCATGGAGAAGGTCGACGCGTAG
- a CDS encoding glycosyltransferase family 4 protein, whose translation MRIGIVCPYSWDVPGGVQFHIRDLAEYFIRLGHEVSVLAPADDDTPLPPYVVSAGRAVPVPYNGSVARLNFGFLSAARVRRWLHDGAFDVVHIHEPTSPSLGLLTCWAASGPIVATFHTSNPRSRAMIAAYSILQAALEKISARIAVSEYARRTLVEHLGGDAVVIPNGVDVDFFARAEPNPAWQGDTIGFVGRIDEPRKGLPVLMRALPRIFAERPQARLLVAGRGDEEEAVADLPKELHARVEFLGMVSDEDKARFLRSVDLYVAPNTGGESFGIILVEAMSAGAPVLASDLDAFAQVLDQGAAGELFANEDADALAEAAVRLLGDPERRAELRERGSAHVRRFDWSTVGADILSVYETVTAGAAAVAADDDDRGAAGLRARLGLARD comes from the coding sequence TTGAGAATCGGCATCGTCTGCCCGTACTCCTGGGACGTACCGGGCGGCGTCCAGTTCCATATCCGCGACCTCGCCGAGTACTTCATCCGGCTCGGCCACGAGGTGTCCGTCCTGGCTCCCGCCGACGACGACACCCCGCTGCCGCCGTACGTCGTCTCGGCCGGGCGCGCGGTCCCTGTGCCCTACAACGGCTCGGTGGCCCGCCTCAACTTCGGCTTCCTGTCCGCCGCGCGCGTGCGGCGCTGGCTGCACGACGGGGCGTTCGACGTCGTCCACATCCACGAGCCGACCTCTCCCTCGCTCGGCCTGCTGACCTGCTGGGCGGCCTCCGGGCCGATCGTGGCCACCTTCCACACGTCCAACCCGCGCTCGCGCGCGATGATCGCCGCGTACTCGATCCTCCAGGCCGCCCTGGAGAAGATCAGCGCGCGGATCGCGGTCAGCGAGTACGCCCGGCGCACGCTGGTGGAGCACCTCGGCGGGGACGCGGTCGTCATCCCCAACGGCGTCGACGTCGACTTCTTCGCCAGGGCCGAGCCCAACCCCGCCTGGCAGGGCGACACGATCGGCTTCGTGGGGCGCATCGACGAGCCCCGCAAGGGCCTGCCCGTGCTGATGAGGGCCCTGCCGAGGATCTTCGCCGAGCGGCCTCAGGCCCGCCTGCTGGTCGCGGGCCGCGGTGACGAGGAGGAGGCGGTGGCCGACCTCCCCAAGGAGCTGCACGCGCGCGTGGAGTTCCTCGGCATGGTCAGCGACGAGGACAAGGCGCGTTTCCTGCGCAGCGTCGACCTGTACGTGGCGCCCAACACCGGCGGCGAGAGCTTCGGCATCATCCTCGTCGAGGCCATGTCGGCCGGGGCCCCCGTGCTCGCTTCCGACCTCGACGCCTTCGCCCAGGTCCTCGACCAGGGAGCGGCGGGCGAGCTGTTCGCCAACGAGGATGCGGACGCGCTGGCAGAGGCGGCGGTACGGCTCCTGGGCGACCCGGAGCGACGGGCCGAACTGCGGGAGCGGGGCAGCGCGCACGTACGGCGCTTCGACTGGTCGACCGTCGGCGCGGACATCCTGTCGGTGTACGAGACGGTGACGGCCGGCGCGGCGGCGGTGGCGGCCGACGACGACGACCGGGGAGCGGCGGGCCTGCGGGCCCGGCTCGGGCTGGCGCGGGACTGA
- the ruvC gene encoding crossover junction endodeoxyribonuclease RuvC: MRVLGVDPGLTRCGVGVVEGVAGRPLTMLGVGVVRTPADAELGQRLVAVEQGIEKWLDEYRPECVAVERVFSQHNVRTVMGTAQASAVAMLCAARRGIPVALHTPSEVKAAVTGSGRADKAQVGAMVTRLLRLDAPPKPADAADALALAICHIWRAPAQNRLQQAVALHAAKASMTPKGRTA, from the coding sequence GTGCGCGTACTCGGGGTGGACCCCGGACTGACGCGGTGTGGTGTCGGTGTCGTCGAGGGGGTCGCGGGCCGGCCGCTCACGATGCTCGGCGTGGGTGTCGTACGGACGCCCGCGGACGCCGAGTTGGGGCAGCGCCTGGTCGCGGTCGAGCAGGGCATCGAGAAATGGCTGGACGAGTACCGGCCCGAATGCGTCGCAGTGGAGCGGGTGTTCAGCCAGCACAACGTGCGTACGGTCATGGGCACCGCCCAGGCCAGCGCCGTCGCCATGCTGTGCGCCGCCCGCCGCGGCATCCCCGTCGCCCTGCACACGCCCAGCGAGGTCAAGGCCGCCGTCACCGGCAGCGGGCGCGCGGACAAGGCGCAGGTGGGTGCCATGGTCACACGTCTGCTGCGGCTCGACGCCCCGCCCAAGCCGGCCGACGCCGCCGACGCCCTCGCGCTCGCCATCTGCCACATCTGGCGCGCCCCCGCGCAGAACCGACTCCAGCAGGCCGTCGCCCTGCACGCAGCCAAAGCATCGATGACACCGAAAGGCCGGACGGCATGA
- the ruvA gene encoding Holliday junction branch migration protein RuvA codes for MIAFVSGTVAALAPDTAVVEVGGVGMAVQCTPNTLSTLRLGRPAKLATSLVVREDSLTLYGFVDDDERQIFELLQTASGVGPRLAQAMLAVHTPDALRRAVAAGDEKALMAVPGIGKKGAQKLLLEFKDRLGAPVGAPAVGAPVTTGWRDQLHAALIGLGYATREADEAVAAVTPQAEAADGAPQVGHLLKAALQTLNRAR; via the coding sequence ATGATCGCCTTCGTCAGCGGCACGGTCGCCGCACTCGCTCCCGACACCGCGGTGGTCGAGGTGGGCGGCGTGGGCATGGCCGTCCAGTGCACGCCGAACACACTGTCCACGCTCCGGCTCGGCCGGCCGGCCAAGCTCGCCACCTCCCTCGTCGTACGGGAGGACTCGCTGACCCTGTACGGCTTCGTGGACGACGACGAGCGGCAGATCTTCGAGCTGCTGCAGACCGCGAGCGGGGTCGGCCCCCGGCTGGCCCAGGCCATGCTGGCGGTGCACACGCCGGACGCCCTGCGCCGAGCGGTGGCCGCGGGGGACGAGAAGGCCCTCATGGCCGTTCCGGGCATCGGCAAGAAGGGCGCGCAGAAGCTGTTGCTGGAGTTCAAGGACCGGCTGGGCGCGCCGGTCGGCGCACCGGCGGTCGGCGCCCCGGTCACCACCGGGTGGCGCGACCAGCTGCACGCCGCCCTGATCGGGCTCGGCTACGCCACCCGGGAGGCCGACGAGGCGGTCGCCGCCGTGACCCCGCAGGCCGAGGCCGCCGACGGCGCACCCCAGGTGGGCCACCTGCTGAAGGCCGCCCTGCAGACTCTGAACCGCGCCCGCTAG
- the secD gene encoding protein translocase subunit SecD — protein MAAPKKGRSASAQSKPWRSLALILIAIVGLTGGMFASGHTTPRLGIDLAGGTSITLKAKSDQGSAINKANMNTAVEIMNRRVNGLGVSEAEVQTQGNDNIIVNIPKGTNSEKARQQVGTTAKLYFRPVLAQEATGSAVPASPSASASGSPSASPSPSPSASGTGEKATSSSSPSASATSQGRAVTDALKADSTPSASASTKASSSASPSAPASGGAAVSADDAALQAKYAALDCSKESVRAKAGEGVKPQDTTVACGEIDKVWYKYLLGPAAVDGTEVDKAQAVFDTQGAAGWQVTMTFTKQGGKKFADITGKLAQNQQPQNEFGIVLDGNVVSSPFVQNSITGGQAQISGSFTQTEAQGLANMLSYGALPLSFQEQSVTTVTAALGGDQLHAGLLAGAIGLALVVIYLVAYYRGLALVALASLLVSAALTYVLMALLGPAIGFALNLPAVCGAIVAIGITADSFIVYFERVRDEIREGRTLRPAVERAWPRARRTILVSDFVSFLAAAVLFIVTVGKVQGFAFTLGLTTVLDVVVVFFFTKPLMTLIARRKFFASGHKWSGLDPKSLGAQPPLRRTRRPGGPAAGSVETKEA, from the coding sequence GTGGCAGCACCTAAGAAGGGCCGGAGCGCGAGTGCCCAGAGCAAGCCATGGCGCTCGCTGGCCCTGATCCTGATCGCCATCGTGGGGCTCACCGGAGGCATGTTCGCCTCCGGTCACACCACTCCGCGTCTGGGCATCGACCTTGCCGGCGGCACCAGCATCACGCTGAAGGCGAAGTCGGACCAGGGATCCGCGATCAACAAGGCCAACATGAACACCGCGGTCGAGATCATGAACCGCCGTGTCAACGGGCTGGGCGTCTCCGAGGCGGAGGTGCAGACCCAGGGCAACGACAACATCATCGTCAACATCCCCAAGGGCACCAACTCCGAGAAGGCCCGGCAGCAGGTCGGCACCACCGCCAAGCTGTACTTCCGTCCGGTCCTGGCCCAGGAGGCCACCGGCTCCGCCGTTCCCGCCTCGCCGAGCGCGTCCGCGAGCGGCTCGCCCAGTGCCTCTCCGAGCCCCTCGCCGAGCGCCTCCGGCACCGGTGAGAAGGCGACCTCCTCGTCCTCCCCGTCGGCCTCCGCCACCTCGCAGGGGCGCGCGGTCACCGACGCGCTGAAGGCCGACTCCACCCCGTCGGCCTCCGCAAGCACCAAGGCGAGCTCTTCCGCCAGCCCGTCGGCACCCGCGAGCGGCGGCGCCGCCGTCTCCGCGGACGACGCCGCGCTCCAGGCGAAGTACGCCGCCCTCGACTGCTCCAAGGAGTCGGTCCGCGCCAAGGCCGGCGAGGGCGTCAAGCCCCAGGACACGACCGTGGCCTGCGGTGAGATCGACAAGGTCTGGTACAAGTACCTGCTCGGCCCGGCCGCCGTCGACGGCACCGAGGTCGACAAGGCCCAGGCCGTCTTCGACACGCAGGGCGCCGCCGGCTGGCAGGTCACGATGACCTTCACCAAGCAGGGCGGCAAGAAGTTCGCCGACATCACCGGCAAGCTCGCGCAGAACCAGCAGCCGCAGAACGAGTTCGGCATCGTGCTCGACGGCAACGTCGTCTCCAGCCCGTTCGTGCAGAACTCCATCACCGGCGGCCAGGCCCAGATCTCCGGCAGCTTCACGCAGACGGAGGCCCAGGGCCTCGCCAACATGCTGTCCTACGGTGCGCTCCCGCTCTCCTTCCAGGAGCAGAGCGTGACCACGGTGACGGCGGCGCTCGGCGGTGACCAGCTGCACGCCGGTCTGCTGGCCGGCGCCATCGGCCTCGCGCTGGTCGTGATCTACCTGGTGGCCTACTACCGAGGCCTGGCGCTCGTCGCCCTCGCGTCGCTGCTGGTCTCCGCGGCCCTGACCTACGTGCTCATGGCCCTCCTCGGCCCGGCCATCGGCTTCGCGCTGAACCTGCCGGCCGTCTGCGGCGCCATCGTCGCCATCGGCATCACAGCGGACTCGTTCATCGTGTACTTCGAACGCGTCCGGGACGAGATCCGCGAGGGCCGCACCCTGCGTCCCGCCGTCGAGCGGGCCTGGCCACGTGCCCGGCGCACCATCCTGGTCTCCGACTTCGTGTCGTTCCTCGCCGCCGCGGTGCTCTTCATCGTCACGGTCGGCAAGGTCCAGGGCTTCGCGTTCACGCTCGGCCTGACCACCGTCCTGGACGTGGTCGTGGTCTTCTTCTTCACCAAGCCGCTGATGACGCTCATCGCTCGGCGGAAGTTCTTCGCGAGCGGCCACAAGTGGTCCGGCCTCGACCCGAAGAGCCTGGGTGCCCAGCCACCGCTGCGACGCACCCGCCGTCCCGGTGGTCCTGCCGCCGGCTCCGTCGAGACGAAGGAGGCATGA
- the ruvB gene encoding Holliday junction branch migration DNA helicase RuvB: MNWDDTTEETAPERLVGPAAERLVGSVADGEDQAVEAALRPKDLGEFIGQEKVREQLDLVLRAARARGATADHVLLSGAPGLGKTTLSMIIAAEMGAPIRITSGPAIQHAGDLAAILSSLQEGEVLFLDEIHRMSRPAEEMLYMAMEDFRVDVIVGKGPGATAIPLELPPFTLVGATTRAGLLPPPLRDRFGFTAHMEFYEPGELERVIHRSANLLDVEIDTDGAAEIAGRSRGTPRIANRLLRRVRDYAQVKADGIIIREIAEAALKVYEVDGRGLDRLDRAVLEALLKLFGGGPVGLSTLAVAVGEERETVEEVAEPFLVREGLLARTPRGRVATPAAWTHLGLTPTRTPAQGSGQQDLFGT; the protein is encoded by the coding sequence GTGAACTGGGACGACACGACCGAAGAGACCGCCCCCGAGCGGCTCGTCGGCCCCGCCGCGGAGCGGCTGGTGGGCTCTGTCGCCGACGGTGAGGACCAGGCCGTCGAGGCCGCGCTGCGCCCCAAGGACCTGGGCGAGTTCATCGGGCAGGAGAAGGTCCGCGAACAGCTCGACCTCGTTCTGCGTGCTGCACGCGCGCGTGGCGCGACCGCCGACCACGTGCTGCTCTCCGGCGCCCCCGGCCTCGGCAAGACCACCCTCTCGATGATCATCGCCGCCGAGATGGGCGCCCCGATCCGCATCACCAGCGGTCCCGCCATCCAGCACGCCGGCGACCTCGCGGCGATCCTCTCCTCCCTCCAGGAGGGCGAGGTCCTCTTCCTCGACGAGATCCACCGCATGTCGAGGCCCGCCGAGGAGATGCTCTACATGGCGATGGAGGACTTCCGCGTCGACGTCATCGTCGGCAAGGGCCCCGGCGCCACCGCCATCCCCCTCGAACTGCCCCCCTTCACCCTGGTCGGCGCCACCACGCGCGCGGGCCTGCTGCCGCCCCCGCTGCGCGACCGCTTCGGCTTCACCGCGCACATGGAGTTCTACGAGCCGGGCGAACTGGAGCGCGTGATCCACCGCTCCGCGAACCTCCTCGACGTCGAGATCGACACCGACGGCGCCGCCGAGATCGCCGGCCGCTCCCGCGGCACCCCCCGTATCGCCAACCGCCTGCTACGCCGCGTACGCGACTACGCGCAGGTCAAGGCCGACGGGATCATCATCCGGGAGATCGCGGAGGCCGCGCTGAAGGTCTACGAGGTGGACGGCCGGGGGCTGGACCGTCTCGACCGCGCGGTCCTGGAGGCGCTGCTGAAGCTGTTCGGCGGCGGTCCGGTCGGCCTGTCCACCCTCGCCGTCGCGGTGGGGGAGGAGCGCGAGACCGTCGAGGAGGTCGCCGAACCCTTCCTCGTGAGGGAGGGGCTACTGGCCCGTACGCCGCGAGGGCGGGTGGCGACCCCGGCCGCGTGGACGCACCTCGGCCTCACCCCGACCCGCACTCCGGCCCAGGGAAGTGGACAACAGGACCTGTTCGGTACGTGA
- the pdxS gene encoding pyridoxal 5'-phosphate synthase lyase subunit PdxS: MSSTISENQTPETGTARVKRGMAEQLKGGVIMDVVTPEQAKIAEDAGAVAVMALERVPADIRKDGGVARMSDPDMIEGIIEAVSIPVMAKSRIGHFVEAQVLQSLGVDYIDESEVLTPADEVNHSDKWAFTTPFVCGATNLGEALRRIAEGAAMIRSKGEAGTGNVVEAVRHLRQIKNEIARLRGYDNNELYAAAKDLRAPYELVKEVAELGKLPVVLFSAGGVATPADAALMRQLGAEGVFVGSGIFKSGDPAKRAAAIVKATTFYDDPKIIADASRNLGEAMVGINCDTLPEAERYANRGW, from the coding sequence GTGTCCAGCACGATCTCCGAAAACCAGACCCCCGAGACCGGCACCGCGCGCGTGAAGCGCGGGATGGCCGAGCAGCTCAAGGGCGGCGTGATCATGGACGTCGTCACGCCGGAGCAGGCGAAGATCGCCGAGGACGCGGGCGCCGTCGCCGTCATGGCGCTGGAGCGGGTCCCGGCCGACATCCGCAAGGACGGCGGCGTGGCCCGGATGTCCGACCCGGACATGATCGAGGGCATCATCGAGGCCGTCTCGATCCCGGTCATGGCCAAGTCCCGCATCGGCCACTTCGTCGAGGCCCAGGTGCTCCAGTCGCTCGGCGTCGACTACATCGACGAGTCCGAGGTCCTCACCCCGGCCGACGAGGTCAACCACTCCGACAAGTGGGCGTTCACCACCCCCTTCGTCTGTGGTGCCACCAACCTGGGCGAGGCCCTGCGCCGCATCGCCGAGGGCGCCGCGATGATCCGCTCCAAGGGCGAGGCCGGCACCGGCAACGTCGTCGAGGCCGTTCGCCACCTGCGTCAGATCAAGAACGAGATCGCCCGCCTGCGCGGCTACGACAACAACGAGCTGTACGCCGCCGCCAAGGACCTGCGCGCCCCGTACGAGCTCGTCAAGGAGGTCGCCGAGCTCGGCAAGCTCCCGGTCGTGCTGTTCTCCGCCGGTGGCGTCGCCACCCCCGCCGACGCCGCGCTGATGCGCCAGCTCGGCGCCGAGGGCGTCTTCGTCGGCTCCGGCATCTTCAAGTCCGGCGACCCCGCCAAGCGCGCCGCCGCCATCGTGAAGGCCACCACCTTCTACGACGACCCGAAGATCATCGCGGACGCCTCCCGCAACCTGGGCGAGGCCATGGTCGGCATCAACTGCGACACCCTCCCCGAGGCCGAGCGCTACGCCAACCGCGGCTGGTAG
- a CDS encoding phosphatidylinositol mannoside acyltransferase — protein sequence MSAQERLADALYGLGWSTVKKLPEPVAVRLGRTVADLAWKRRGKGVRRLESNYARVVPEASPERLAELSRAGMRSYLRYWMESFRLPAWSAERVRGGFDPKDVHYLTDGIASDQGVILALPHMGNWDLAGAWVTTKLETPFTTVAERLRPETLYDRFVAYREGLGMEVLPHTGGTAFATLARRLRDGGLVCLVAERDLSASGVEVDFFGDLTRMPAGPALLAQQTGALLLPVTLWYDDSPVMRGRVHPPIEVPETGTRAEKTSVMTQALADAFATGIADHPEDWHMLQRLWLADLETRASDGDLR from the coding sequence GTGAGCGCCCAGGAGCGCCTGGCCGACGCGCTGTACGGCCTCGGCTGGAGCACCGTCAAGAAGCTCCCCGAGCCCGTCGCCGTGCGTCTCGGGCGCACCGTCGCCGACCTCGCGTGGAAGCGGCGCGGCAAGGGCGTGCGGAGGCTGGAGAGCAACTACGCGCGCGTTGTGCCGGAGGCGAGCCCCGAGCGGCTCGCGGAGCTCTCGCGCGCGGGGATGCGCTCCTACCTGCGCTACTGGATGGAGTCCTTCCGGCTGCCCGCCTGGAGCGCCGAGCGCGTGCGCGGCGGCTTCGATCCCAAGGACGTGCACTACCTGACCGACGGCATCGCCTCCGACCAGGGCGTCATCCTCGCCCTGCCGCACATGGGCAACTGGGACCTGGCCGGCGCCTGGGTCACCACCAAGCTGGAGACACCGTTCACCACCGTCGCCGAACGCCTCAGGCCGGAGACGCTGTACGACCGGTTCGTCGCCTACCGGGAGGGCCTCGGCATGGAGGTGCTGCCGCACACCGGCGGCACCGCCTTCGCCACCCTGGCCCGGCGACTGCGCGACGGCGGCCTGGTCTGTCTGGTCGCCGAGCGCGACCTGTCCGCCTCCGGCGTCGAGGTGGACTTCTTCGGGGACCTGACCCGGATGCCCGCCGGACCGGCCCTGCTGGCCCAGCAGACGGGCGCGCTCCTGCTGCCCGTCACCCTCTGGTACGACGACTCGCCCGTCATGCGAGGGCGCGTGCATCCCCCGATCGAGGTACCCGAGACAGGTACGCGGGCCGAGAAGACGTCTGTCATGACACAGGCGCTGGCTGACGCCTTCGCCACCGGCATCGCCGACCACCCGGAGGACTGGCACATGCTCCAGCGTTTGTGGCTCGCGGACCTGGAAACCCGCGCGTCGGACGGGGACCTCCGTTGA
- the pdxT gene encoding pyridoxal 5'-phosphate synthase glutaminase subunit PdxT, producing MSNEAPVIGVLALQGDVREHLIALAAADAVARPVRRPEELAEVDGLVIPGGESTTISKLAVLFGVMEPLRARVRDGMPVYGTCAGMIMLADKILDPRSGQETIGGIDMIVRRNAFGRQNESFEAALDVRGISGDPVEGVFIRAPWVESVGAATEVLAEHDGHIVAVRQGNALATSFHPELTGDHRVHALFVDMVRANRAAESL from the coding sequence ATGAGCAACGAAGCCCCTGTCATAGGCGTCCTGGCCCTCCAGGGCGACGTACGGGAGCACCTCATCGCCCTGGCCGCGGCCGACGCCGTGGCCAGGCCGGTCAGGCGCCCCGAGGAACTCGCCGAGGTCGACGGTCTCGTCATCCCCGGCGGGGAGTCCACGACCATCTCCAAGCTGGCCGTCCTCTTCGGCGTGATGGAGCCCCTCCGCGCGCGCGTGCGGGACGGAATGCCCGTCTACGGCACCTGCGCGGGCATGATCATGCTCGCCGACAAGATCCTCGACCCGCGCTCGGGCCAGGAGACCATCGGCGGCATCGACATGATCGTGCGCCGTAACGCCTTCGGCCGCCAGAACGAGTCCTTCGAGGCCGCCCTCGACGTGCGCGGCATCTCGGGCGATCCTGTGGAGGGCGTCTTCATCCGCGCCCCCTGGGTCGAGTCCGTCGGCGCCGCGACCGAGGTGCTCGCCGAGCACGACGGTCACATCGTCGCGGTCCGCCAGGGCAACGCGCTCGCCACGTCGTTCCACCCGGAGCTGACCGGCGACCACCGCGTGCACGCCCTGTTCGTCGACATGGTGCGCGCGAACCGCGCGGCGGAGTCCTTGTAG
- the yajC gene encoding preprotein translocase subunit YajC, producing the protein MSPVTLLPFIVLIGAMFLMTRSAKKKQQAAADMRNHLQPGSGVRTIGGMYATVKEVGDDTILLDAGPGVELLFAKNSIGAVLTDDEYNRIVHGIEHDLKSDSDVVPDDASSLTESDESADEAAAASDDKPVDLGKKDGPDEVQEKADEAEQAEADEEPKKTTDGDSDAKK; encoded by the coding sequence GTGAGTCCTGTGACCCTCCTCCCGTTCATCGTGCTCATCGGGGCCATGTTCCTGATGACCCGGTCGGCCAAGAAGAAGCAGCAAGCAGCGGCCGACATGCGTAACCACCTGCAGCCCGGCAGCGGTGTCCGCACCATCGGGGGCATGTACGCGACGGTCAAGGAGGTCGGTGACGACACGATCCTCCTCGACGCGGGGCCGGGCGTGGAACTGCTCTTCGCGAAGAACTCGATCGGCGCCGTCCTGACCGACGACGAGTACAACCGCATCGTCCACGGCATCGAGCACGACCTGAAGTCCGACTCCGACGTCGTCCCGGACGACGCCTCCTCCCTCACCGAGAGCGACGAGTCCGCCGACGAAGCTGCCGCCGCCTCCGACGACAAGCCCGTCGACCTCGGCAAGAAGGACGGACCCGACGAGGTCCAGGAGAAGGCCGACGAGGCCGAGCAGGCCGAGGCCGACGAAGAGCCGAAGAAGACGACCGACGGCGACTCCGACGCGAAGAAGTAG